Proteins encoded in a region of the Watersipora subatra chromosome 5, tzWatSuba1.1, whole genome shotgun sequence genome:
- the LOC137397451 gene encoding uncharacterized protein yields the protein MLEAPKPKSDTTKLYIDRKYGGRGLKSVQQTVKEEEQSIKPYAASMATSDKLPADFQLAALTMELRPDDEEIDWHTKPLHGAYHRPISEVGDLCQTYMWLNRGNLTTNKKSLIRAAQQQVLPTRQLQTKVYHTRDNPRCRLCKYAPETIQHITSGCEQLAGNAYTERHNHVAGVVYRSLCDEYGLNKPQHRGGGTPCKVNENDHAKILWDLYIRTDKHVLANQPDIVVVDKENRKATLIGIAVPNDHIIAREEKEMVEKNHLLGEDIEKCWDVRTTVIPVVIGLWLQ from the coding sequence ATGCTTGAAGCCCCCAaaccaaaatctgatactactaaatTGTATATCGATAGGAAgtatggcggtaggggactcaaaagtgtacagcagacagtgaaagaggaagaacaaagcatcaaaccctatgcagcctccatggccacttcagacaAGTTGCCAGCTGACTTCCAATtagctgctcttacaatggagcttcgccctgatgatgaggaaattgactggcacacaaaacctcttcatggtgcttaccaccgaccaATATCTGAGGTTGGCGACCTTtgccagacatatatgtggctgaacagaGGAAACCTAACCACCAATAAAAAGTCGCTGATCAGGGCAGCCCAgcagcaagtgctcccaacaaggcaactccaaacaaaggtctatcacactagagacaatcctagatgcagactgtgcaaatatgcacctgagaccatacAACACATCACCAGTGGATGcgagcagctagcaggaaacgcatacactgagcggcataatcatgttgcaggtgttgtgtatagaagtctatgtgatgagtatggccttaataaaccacaacaccggGGAGGGGGAACTCCttgtaaggtcaatgaaaatgaccacgccaagatcctctgggacctctacatccggactgacaagcacgtcctagcaaaccaaccagatatagtggtggtagacaaggagaacagaAAGGCTACTTTAATAggtatagcagtacccaatgaccaCATTATAGCCAGAGAAGAAAAAGAAATGGTAGAGAAAAATCACCTTCTTGGAGAGgatattgaaaaatgctgggatgtaagaacaactgtaattccagtagtcattgggctCTGGTTGCAATAA